From Domibacillus sp. DTU_2020_1001157_1_SI_ALB_TIR_016, a single genomic window includes:
- a CDS encoding glycosyltransferase family 4 protein gives MREQSVRPKAAFVASVYRHLAAFHIPYMKWFQLNGFDVHAYALPDHGKEEVERIGVVCHDIPFQRSPFQADNLRALKQLTDSFQEESFQVVHVHTPVASVLGRIAAKRSSVPTVLYTAHGFHFFKGAPLKNWLTFYPVERIMAKYTDYLITMNDEDFTRAKRFPVKQEVLFVKGVGVDRSGFSSQSEQRRQETRGKLGISDDGFVIACVAELSARKNQVQLLEALHQLNTSVPVTCLLVGNGEAEEDLKAIVKRDGLSERVQFLGFRKDIPELIEAADAITLLSKQEGLPRALMEGLAAGKPIITTNVRGNRDLVIHGENGYVVELGNVKETVWALEQLISRPDERKKMGMKSRELSCQYDEAFILKEMSHLYEKATQRVAYGVGQEEIG, from the coding sequence ATGAGGGAGCAATCAGTTCGGCCAAAGGCAGCATTCGTTGCCTCTGTTTACCGGCACTTGGCTGCATTTCATATTCCATACATGAAATGGTTCCAGCTGAATGGATTTGATGTACATGCCTATGCTCTTCCGGATCACGGGAAAGAAGAAGTGGAACGGATCGGGGTTGTTTGTCACGATATTCCTTTTCAGCGGTCTCCATTTCAAGCGGATAACCTCCGGGCATTGAAACAGCTGACGGACAGCTTTCAAGAAGAAAGCTTTCAAGTGGTGCACGTTCATACGCCGGTAGCGAGCGTATTGGGGCGCATCGCCGCAAAGCGAAGCAGCGTTCCGACGGTTTTGTATACAGCCCACGGCTTCCACTTTTTTAAAGGCGCTCCGCTGAAAAACTGGCTGACCTTTTACCCGGTGGAACGGATCATGGCGAAATACACCGATTACCTGATTACAATGAACGACGAGGATTTCACCCGGGCCAAGCGTTTTCCTGTTAAACAGGAAGTGCTGTTTGTAAAAGGAGTCGGTGTGGATCGAAGCGGATTCAGCAGCCAAAGTGAACAGCGCCGGCAGGAAACAAGAGGGAAGCTCGGCATTAGTGATGACGGCTTTGTCATTGCCTGCGTGGCAGAACTGAGCGCGCGAAAAAACCAGGTGCAGCTTCTTGAAGCACTTCATCAGCTGAACACGAGTGTACCCGTTACATGCCTGCTTGTCGGGAATGGAGAGGCGGAGGAAGACCTGAAAGCCATCGTTAAACGAGACGGTCTTTCGGAGAGAGTACAGTTTCTGGGCTTCCGGAAGGATATACCGGAACTGATTGAAGCAGCCGATGCCATTACGCTTTTATCAAAGCAGGAAGGCCTGCCGCGTGCCCTAATGGAAGGACTTGCGGCTGGAAAACCGATCATCACGACCAATGTAAGGGGGAACCGTGATTTAGTGATCCACGGGGAAAACGGGTATGTGGTCGAGCTTGGCAATGTAAAGGAAACGGTATGGGCGCTGGAGCAGCTGATCAGCCGGCCGGATGAGCGGAAAAAGATGGGGATGAAAAGCCGTGAGCTGTCCTGCCAATATGATGAGGCGTTTATTTTAAAAGAAATGTCACACCTTTACGAAAAAGCGACGCAGCGTGTGGCGTATGGGGTTGGACAGGAGGAGATCGGATGA
- a CDS encoding YdcF family protein, whose translation MVQKRWLWAGFLLFGAGLLAAFLWKAGSFLTVEEKPKRSDAIVVLSPGTERIAAGVRLWKDGYGDDIVLSRANTGTFTVQEAAALGVPEEHVIAEEQAHSTYTNATYTKELLQHRGSTSAIIVTSDYHMRRTKFIFEKVFRDSDISLSYAPTPSRYTLSDWWNDEESKRMVWKEYAKLAGYYILY comes from the coding sequence ATGGTTCAAAAAAGATGGCTTTGGGCCGGCTTCTTACTCTTTGGAGCCGGCCTTCTTGCCGCTTTTTTATGGAAAGCCGGCTCTTTTTTAACGGTAGAAGAAAAACCGAAGCGTTCCGATGCCATTGTCGTTCTCAGCCCGGGAACGGAACGGATCGCAGCAGGCGTCCGGCTGTGGAAAGACGGCTACGGAGATGATATTGTTCTATCACGGGCCAATACTGGCACATTTACTGTACAAGAAGCAGCGGCACTTGGTGTCCCAGAAGAACATGTGATTGCCGAGGAACAGGCTCACAGCACCTATACAAACGCTACTTATACGAAAGAACTTCTCCAGCACCGCGGCAGCACTTCCGCTATTATTGTCACAAGTGATTACCATATGCGCCGGACCAAATTTATTTTTGAAAAGGTTTTTCGAGACAGCGATATCTCTCTTTCTTACGCTCCTACCCCTTCTCGTTATACTCTGTCAGACTGGTGGAATGATGAGGAAAGCAAGCGGATGGTTTGGAAAGAATATGCCAAACTTGCCGGCTACTATATCCTTTACTGA
- a CDS encoding nitrous oxide reductase family maturation protein NosD: protein MWQMSSLRYTKNGLLPLVLFFGSVTALLFFLIGVILQIEENPPDSSLPDIHVTDFGAIPDDGKDDTEAIQAAIDEAGDGKGIVRIPAGTFHINTDPETGSLVIPSGSDIRLDKRAALQSIPNSSPIYRVFTIYNQHDITIKGGTLIGDRYEHEDTEGEFGHGVFIAGSSYNVRISNVTAKDFWGDGFIIEGDASRGTYPVRITIDRVTGHNNRRQGLSITAGKDITVKNSTFSKTNGTEPAAGIDLERDPPFDLPLEDVLLTGNTLSNNDGYGLAFVYASGNRAEKNKITHNKEGGVYIGGSQDVGKAHDNEVVNNTITENKVGIFINFSTANRISGNTIQKNKTEGISLMNHVGQNELVKNVVRYNKKTGISIWGGLNDQSGITVESNKVKQNGEYGVSVADVTDASIKDNEITNNKSTGLDLKAVGSSDVSGNTVKRNGDD from the coding sequence ATGTGGCAGATGTCCTCTCTCAGATATACCAAAAATGGACTGCTGCCGCTGGTTCTTTTTTTCGGAAGTGTGACTGCTCTCCTGTTTTTTCTGATCGGCGTCATTCTTCAAATCGAGGAAAATCCGCCGGATTCGTCTTTGCCTGACATTCATGTGACGGATTTCGGCGCCATACCGGATGATGGAAAAGATGACACAGAAGCTATTCAAGCTGCAATTGATGAGGCAGGCGATGGAAAAGGAATTGTCCGAATCCCGGCGGGTACTTTTCACATTAATACAGACCCTGAAACCGGCTCTTTAGTTATACCAAGCGGGTCGGACATCCGGCTCGATAAGCGGGCTGCCCTGCAAAGCATTCCAAACAGCTCTCCGATTTACCGTGTTTTCACCATTTACAATCAGCATGACATTACCATTAAAGGCGGCACGCTGATTGGCGACCGGTATGAACACGAAGACACTGAAGGGGAATTTGGCCACGGTGTATTTATTGCAGGAAGTTCCTATAATGTGCGTATCTCTAACGTAACAGCGAAAGATTTCTGGGGCGACGGATTTATTATCGAAGGAGACGCCAGCCGGGGCACTTATCCCGTCCGCATTACAATCGACCGGGTAACGGGCCATAACAATCGGCGGCAGGGCTTGTCGATTACAGCCGGAAAAGATATTACTGTTAAGAACAGTACGTTTTCCAAAACAAATGGCACCGAACCGGCAGCAGGCATTGACTTAGAGCGTGATCCGCCATTTGACCTGCCGCTCGAAGATGTTCTTTTAACAGGCAATACCCTGTCAAACAATGATGGATACGGTCTTGCATTCGTTTATGCGAGCGGCAATAGGGCCGAAAAAAATAAAATTACGCATAACAAAGAAGGCGGCGTTTATATCGGCGGCAGCCAGGATGTCGGCAAGGCGCATGATAACGAGGTAGTCAACAACACGATTACTGAAAACAAAGTCGGTATTTTTATCAACTTTTCTACCGCCAATCGGATTAGCGGCAATACCATTCAGAAAAACAAAACAGAGGGCATTTCTTTAATGAACCATGTTGGACAAAACGAGCTTGTTAAAAATGTGGTCCGCTATAACAAGAAAACGGGCATTTCGATTTGGGGCGGCCTGAATGACCAAAGCGGCATCACTGTTGAATCGAACAAAGTGAAGCAAAACGGCGAGTACGGTGTGTCAGTGGCAGACGTCACGGACGCGTCCATCAAAGATAACGAGATTACAAACAACAAAAGTACCGGCCTTGACTTAAAAGCCGTTGGTTCTTCAGACGTAAGCGGCAATACCGTAAAAAGAAATGGGGACGATTAA
- a CDS encoding acyltransferase family protein → MKQNRTLVNEMFLLRSIACLSILLLHVLDRVYLDSSEAVNGFSVLLTFGTPAFVFISEFIIAYSYRSRPMTSFWRSRILYIFLPYIFFGIFYAASKAFQQTGTGSGFGEAFFTYTWRHLLLGDFHGYFILIIFQFYALHLLFHSYLKKASPKKMLIGSFLVNAAYLSFFNFVPPLNIPFADYIWWQYYWVPFLGWVFYFTLAFYSGCYIESFTALLARFRHWTTAAVIASGTLSISLYHAGIMPIVSSKRVDMLLFTVSMILFLYSHAMLLKRIPSFFTWVSQYSFGIYLFHPFYLAVFAALSFAWEELPPAVTVPGLFFTCIGLCAGTIYLFNKLPFGAYMVGKVGIRQKQPASASAKKLDAPSVKVN, encoded by the coding sequence GTGAAACAAAACCGAACGCTTGTAAACGAAATGTTTTTGCTGCGGAGCATAGCCTGCCTCAGCATTCTTTTGCTGCACGTATTAGACCGGGTGTATCTTGACAGCAGCGAAGCTGTAAATGGCTTTAGTGTCCTGCTCACTTTTGGTACGCCCGCTTTTGTGTTTATTTCGGAATTTATTATCGCGTACTCCTACCGCAGCCGTCCGATGACCTCGTTCTGGCGCAGCCGGATTCTCTACATCTTTTTGCCTTACATCTTCTTCGGTATTTTTTACGCGGCCTCTAAAGCATTCCAGCAGACGGGAACGGGTTCCGGCTTCGGGGAAGCGTTTTTCACTTATACGTGGCGCCATCTGCTGCTCGGTGATTTCCATGGCTATTTTATTTTAATTATCTTTCAATTTTATGCACTTCACCTATTATTCCATTCATACTTAAAAAAAGCGTCTCCTAAAAAAATGCTCATCGGTTCGTTTCTCGTAAACGCCGCCTACTTATCGTTTTTCAATTTTGTGCCGCCGCTTAACATTCCATTCGCCGACTATATATGGTGGCAATACTACTGGGTTCCGTTTTTAGGCTGGGTCTTTTACTTTACGCTCGCTTTTTACAGCGGCTGCTATATCGAATCGTTCACCGCTTTGCTCGCCCGCTTCCGCCACTGGACAACCGCAGCCGTTATCGCAAGCGGCACGCTGTCTATTTCGCTTTACCACGCCGGCATTATGCCGATTGTATCGTCTAAGCGGGTGGACATGCTGCTTTTCACCGTCAGCATGATTCTCTTTCTTTATTCTCACGCTATGCTGCTCAAGCGGATTCCCAGCTTTTTTACCTGGGTAAGCCAATATTCGTTTGGCATTTATTTGTTTCATCCGTTTTACCTGGCTGTTTTTGCGGCTCTATCCTTTGCATGGGAAGAACTTCCGCCAGCTGTCACTGTTCCGGGACTGTTTTTCACCTGCATCGGCCTGTGTGCCGGCACGATTTACTTGTTTAACAAACTGCCATTTGGCGCTTATATGGTTGGAAAAGTCGGCATCCGCCAAAAGCAGCCGGCATCGGCGTCTGCAAAAAAACTCGATGCACCATCGGTGAAAGTGAACTGA
- a CDS encoding GNAT family N-acetyltransferase, with the protein MKERDVMLMPVRSEDVPLVAKWTEEWLGTAHPLAYSLTIFSSPGYTDFLQNQLKSEQKTAGSTHLIGAYDGGQMLGFIELRQAPDQLFINNFCVKKEARGRQIGERLLQYTEQLAKSVGASTVGLDCFVWNGRALDKYAESGFRETSRVHWYTRQNEWGSQTPVEFEIKNGQEADAHQHAFGFSRLHVQTEKGVMAVNRLKDSYFRLSIHEKNPEYFNILSQLDQSRTLFLIGSEEAAEKGWNKASESVRFEKKIG; encoded by the coding sequence ATGAAGGAGCGCGATGTAATGCTTATGCCTGTGCGAAGCGAGGATGTGCCCCTGGTGGCTAAATGGACAGAGGAATGGCTTGGCACTGCTCATCCGCTGGCCTATTCATTAACGATTTTTTCAAGTCCCGGCTACACGGACTTTCTACAGAACCAGCTGAAGAGCGAGCAGAAGACGGCAGGCTCTACGCATCTGATCGGCGCTTATGACGGGGGTCAGATGCTCGGCTTTATTGAACTGAGGCAGGCACCGGACCAGCTTTTTATTAATAATTTTTGTGTGAAAAAAGAAGCGCGCGGCCGGCAAATCGGTGAGCGGCTGCTTCAGTACACAGAACAGCTTGCAAAGAGCGTCGGCGCTTCAACGGTTGGTTTGGACTGTTTTGTATGGAACGGGCGGGCGCTCGATAAATACGCTGAATCTGGATTCCGCGAAACGAGCCGCGTGCACTGGTACACAAGACAAAACGAGTGGGGAAGCCAGACGCCGGTAGAGTTTGAGATAAAGAACGGGCAGGAAGCGGATGCCCATCAGCATGCCTTCGGTTTTTCGAGGCTTCATGTGCAGACAGAAAAAGGGGTCATGGCTGTAAACCGTTTAAAAGACAGCTATTTTCGTTTATCGATTCATGAAAAAAATCCAGAATACTTCAACATTCTTTCACAGCTGGACCAGAGCCGTACACTCTTTTTAATTGGTTCAGAAGAAGCGGCAGAAAAGGGATGGAACAAAGCCAGTGAAAGTGTAAGGTTCGAAAAAAAGATCGGCTAA
- a CDS encoding GNAT family N-acetyltransferase, giving the protein MVFKVLGISEKDEWQAYMAKLPRADIYFTAEYCQIYENNGEGKAQLFVYEDGDACICYPYLLREIDSWMLGPDEQGTLYDITTPYGYGGPLSNIQDEQERKIHYEIFQQLFGEYCKSHNIVAEFVRFHPLIHNERDYQSVSPILNRNTVSLTLQEDEAALMDSLRNKGRNRVKYAMKQGLQVTQEGLDHLGWFAENYAKTMEKNQADSYYYFNESFFRDTIELLEGNITTFAVRYEGEVIASCMFMHYNDYVSYHLTGSKQEYLHLAPSNLLVWHAAAWFGKLGYKSLHLGGGYRDDDDLLRFKRNFTKNPLLDFYIGKKIHIPEQYERLTKGIDIAGDFFPLYRHPAVQKISV; this is encoded by the coding sequence ATGGTATTCAAAGTATTGGGCATTTCGGAAAAAGATGAGTGGCAGGCATATATGGCAAAACTTCCGCGGGCGGATATTTATTTTACAGCGGAGTACTGTCAAATTTACGAGAATAATGGAGAAGGAAAGGCGCAGCTGTTTGTGTATGAAGACGGGGATGCATGCATTTGTTATCCGTATTTGCTTCGGGAAATTGACAGCTGGATGCTTGGCCCGGATGAGCAAGGCACGCTTTATGATATTACGACGCCTTATGGGTACGGAGGGCCGCTGTCCAATATTCAAGATGAACAGGAACGGAAAATACATTATGAAATTTTTCAGCAGTTGTTTGGTGAATACTGCAAATCGCACAATATTGTTGCGGAATTTGTCCGGTTTCATCCTCTGATCCATAACGAACGGGATTATCAAAGTGTTTCTCCTATTTTAAACCGGAACACTGTCAGCCTGACGCTGCAGGAAGATGAAGCAGCACTGATGGACAGCCTGCGAAACAAAGGGCGCAACCGGGTAAAGTATGCGATGAAGCAAGGGTTACAAGTAACGCAGGAAGGGCTGGATCACCTCGGATGGTTTGCTGAAAACTATGCGAAAACGATGGAGAAAAATCAGGCTGACAGCTATTATTACTTTAATGAGTCATTTTTCCGCGATACGATAGAGCTGCTTGAAGGCAATATCACCACGTTTGCCGTCCGTTATGAAGGTGAAGTGATTGCCTCGTGCATGTTTATGCATTATAACGATTACGTTTCTTATCATTTAACAGGTTCGAAGCAGGAATATCTGCACCTGGCACCGTCAAATCTGCTTGTCTGGCACGCAGCCGCCTGGTTCGGCAAGCTCGGCTATAAGTCGCTTCACCTTGGCGGAGGATACCGGGATGATGATGATCTGCTTCGCTTTAAGCGCAACTTTACAAAAAATCCGCTGCTTGACTTTTATATTGGAAAGAAAATTCATATTCCCGAGCAATATGAGCGGCTGACAAAAGGAATAGACATAGCCGGAGACTTTTTCCCGCTGTACCGCCATCCTGCCGTTCAGAAAATAAGCGTATAA
- a CDS encoding GNAT family N-acetyltransferase, producing the protein MIEETTAYELLSSREGDRWNRLVESCESYDVFSLADYLALYEQRGEGSARLFVYEESSNRYVLYPFLLRDIPERVGGETYFDIITPYGYGGPLYSGRAAKNDLAFNRRFRETFSRYCRLEGIVSEFIRFHPYQDNEQAIQDHMVVSDVGDIVYNNLLLPEEDIWADTAPSKKRRIKKSKKNGVAVQFTEGTDVTAADIEMFHTMYTETMDKKHASPFYYFPLPFLNNYFQALAPYITLAWSIHDGQPVAANLILKTGEFATIHLSASVKEHLPLCPNCRLRYACILWAKENGFTVLDHGGGKEKGDSLFAYKRQFSKNLLTYKTGKKIHLTDIYESLASRLPGRLERERADFFPEYRKAALH; encoded by the coding sequence ATGATCGAGGAAACAACCGCCTACGAGCTGCTGAGCAGCAGGGAAGGGGACAGGTGGAACAGACTTGTAGAGTCATGCGAATCATATGATGTATTTTCTCTGGCAGATTACCTGGCGCTTTATGAACAGCGCGGCGAAGGAAGTGCACGGCTGTTTGTTTACGAGGAAAGCAGCAATCGCTACGTGCTGTACCCGTTTCTGCTCCGGGATATTCCGGAGCGAGTAGGCGGGGAAACATATTTTGATATTATCACCCCTTACGGATACGGGGGGCCTCTTTATTCCGGCCGGGCTGCCAAAAACGATTTGGCCTTTAACAGGCGCTTCCGGGAAACATTCAGCCGCTATTGCCGGTTGGAAGGCATCGTGAGCGAATTTATCCGATTTCATCCCTATCAGGACAATGAGCAGGCAATTCAGGACCACATGGTTGTGTCAGACGTGGGGGACATTGTCTACAATAACCTGCTTTTGCCCGAAGAAGACATTTGGGCCGATACCGCTCCAAGCAAAAAAAGGCGTATTAAGAAAAGTAAAAAAAATGGGGTCGCCGTCCAGTTTACAGAGGGAACAGACGTTACAGCAGCAGATATCGAAATGTTTCACACGATGTATACAGAAACGATGGATAAAAAACATGCATCACCTTTTTATTACTTTCCACTTCCCTTTTTAAACAATTATTTTCAAGCGCTCGCGCCCTATATTACTCTGGCATGGTCCATCCATGACGGTCAGCCCGTTGCTGCGAATCTTATTTTGAAGACGGGGGAATTTGCAACCATCCATTTGAGTGCGTCTGTAAAAGAGCATCTGCCGCTTTGCCCGAACTGCCGCCTGCGCTATGCATGCATTCTTTGGGCGAAAGAAAATGGATTTACGGTGCTGGACCACGGAGGAGGAAAAGAAAAAGGGGATTCCCTATTTGCTTATAAAAGGCAATTTTCAAAGAATCTGCTTACGTACAAAACAGGTAAAAAAATTCATTTAACAGATATATACGAATCACTGGCCAGCCGGCTGCCCGGCCGACTTGAAAGGGAGAGGGCAGACTTTTTTCCGGAGTATCGTAAAGCCGCCTTACATTAG
- a CDS encoding sugar transferase: MIQLAVKRGLDTLVALTALIMLSGVLCLISLAIKLDSKGPVLFKQERLGKDGRVFLIYKFRTMIVGAESKGRGIFQSENDDRITKVGRLLRKTSLDELPQLFNILKGEMSFIGPRPPLTYYPYPADGYSDEQKIRFRFLPGMTGYAQVMGRNSLRWEEKIHYDVDYVDNYSLGLDLKIFILTIYKIVQQEHVHHPETSDLKQADEKV; the protein is encoded by the coding sequence ATGATTCAGCTTGCAGTAAAAAGAGGCCTGGACACGCTGGTTGCTCTAACGGCTTTAATCATGCTGTCTGGTGTCCTGTGTTTAATCAGTCTTGCGATCAAATTAGATTCAAAAGGGCCGGTTTTATTTAAGCAGGAACGGCTGGGCAAAGACGGGCGCGTTTTTTTGATTTACAAGTTTAGAACCATGATTGTAGGAGCGGAAAGCAAAGGAAGAGGGATCTTTCAAAGTGAAAACGATGATCGTATCACCAAGGTAGGCCGGCTGCTGCGAAAAACGAGCCTTGATGAGTTGCCGCAGCTGTTTAATATTTTAAAAGGCGAAATGAGCTTTATCGGTCCGCGGCCGCCGCTGACGTACTACCCGTATCCGGCTGACGGCTATTCGGATGAACAGAAAATCCGCTTCCGCTTTTTGCCTGGCATGACAGGATACGCCCAGGTGATGGGGCGGAATTCATTAAGATGGGAGGAAAAAATCCACTACGACGTAGATTACGTGGACAATTACAGCCTTGGACTGGATTTGAAAATATTCATTTTAACGATTTATAAAATCGTCCAACAAGAGCATGTGCATCATCCGGAGACGTCAGATTTAAAACAGGCCGACGAAAAAGTGTAA
- a CDS encoding glycosyltransferase, protein MVPILFLITGLNTGGAEMQVYQVIKTLRAQKPIYRPIVVSLLPPGQVGQKLEQENIPVYSLEMERGRPSMMAIVRLNQIIKKENIQLIHSHMYHANLLGRLIKFLHPDIKLVNTIHNIHIGGRNRERMLRLTNRLADSVTIISETARTYFVESGTVRPEKLLFLPNGVNTKLYQEKPGAGEAIKRELQLPDTAFTWLAVGRFDEQKNYPNLLQAFQRVVQKEPDTVLLIAGVGPLLDQTKKLAADLGLSSRVRFLGYRTDIPDMMSAADAYVMSSDWEGMPLVLQEASSVGLPIVCTDVGGNKEVVIEGETGFIVQPKSSFALAEGMLRLLRMDPESRTQMGEAGKDYMQSTFEMDRVAEKWHALYKQVLEPQIQIV, encoded by the coding sequence GTGGTGCCGATTCTGTTTTTAATTACCGGGTTAAACACCGGTGGTGCTGAAATGCAGGTATACCAAGTGATTAAAACGCTCCGTGCTCAAAAGCCCATTTACCGGCCGATTGTCGTTTCTCTTCTGCCGCCGGGCCAGGTAGGCCAAAAGCTTGAGCAGGAAAACATACCGGTCTATTCGCTTGAAATGGAACGGGGACGCCCAAGCATGATGGCAATTGTAAGGCTCAATCAGATTATCAAAAAAGAAAACATTCAGCTTATTCATTCACATATGTACCATGCCAATCTGCTCGGGCGGCTGATCAAATTTCTTCATCCTGACATCAAGCTTGTGAATACGATTCATAACATCCATATTGGCGGCCGAAATCGGGAGCGGATGCTGCGGCTGACCAACCGTCTGGCTGATTCCGTGACGATTATCAGCGAAACAGCGAGAACATATTTTGTTGAGTCAGGAACAGTCCGTCCTGAGAAGCTTTTGTTTTTGCCTAACGGAGTCAATACGAAGCTTTATCAGGAGAAGCCGGGTGCAGGAGAAGCGATCAAACGGGAGCTGCAGCTGCCGGACACAGCGTTTACCTGGCTTGCGGTCGGGCGGTTTGATGAGCAGAAAAACTATCCCAATCTTCTTCAAGCATTTCAGCGTGTTGTACAAAAGGAGCCGGATACTGTGCTGCTGATTGCCGGTGTGGGCCCGCTTTTAGATCAAACGAAGAAGCTGGCTGCTGATCTCGGACTCTCAAGCCGGGTGCGCTTTCTCGGCTACCGGACAGATATCCCCGATATGATGAGTGCCGCAGACGCGTACGTGATGTCGTCAGATTGGGAAGGGATGCCGCTTGTGCTTCAGGAAGCATCATCAGTCGGACTGCCGATTGTCTGCACGGATGTCGGCGGAAACAAAGAAGTTGTCATTGAAGGGGAAACCGGTTTTATCGTTCAGCCTAAAAGTTCTTTTGCTCTGGCAGAAGGCATGCTCCGTCTTCTTCGGATGGACCCGGAAAGCCGGACACAAATGGGGGAGGCAGGAAAAGACTATATGCAGTCTACTTTTGAAATGGACCGGGTTGCTGAAAAATGGCATGCCCTGTATAAACAGGTGCTTGAGCCGCAAATACAGATTGTATAA